A stretch of the Gracilinanus agilis isolate LMUSP501 chromosome 4, AgileGrace, whole genome shotgun sequence genome encodes the following:
- the CD7 gene encoding T-cell antigen CD7, whose product MFQLMILSVFFLVLSRTTAKDEVIQFPPLIKAQEGDTINITCLASGKLHGLYLRRLTVMRMKVIYLSENEFITAMNYKNRTSISGPLSNLMVTITNVQLNDTDVYICEGIMIRENLQGNGTIVVVTEKKWKQEVGGENGNKNLQVYPYTYPIMMVLFFAFGLALGPLYMKMKKLRKKFNLRRTQNPLNSVYEDMSYTIHRNTMCQDNEYN is encoded by the exons AAGTGATACAATTTCCCCCACTCATAAAGGCTCAAGAAGGGGACACAATCAATATCACCTGTTTAGCCAGTGGAAAATTACATGGGCTCTACCTGAGGCGACTTACTGTCATGAGAATGAAAGTGATATATCTCTCAGAAAATGAATTCATCACAGCAATGAATTACAAGAATCGTACCAGCATCTCTGGGCCCTTGAGCAATCTGATGGTCACAATAACCAATGTACAACTGAATGACACTGATGTCTATATCTGCGAAGGCATAATGATTCGTGAAAACCTCCAGGGAAACGGCACCATAGTAGTGGTAACAG aaaaaaaatggaaacaagagGTTGggggggaaaatggaaataagaatctTCAGGTATATCCATATACATACCCAATCATGATGGTGCTATTTTTCGCCTTTGGACTGGCCCTGGGACCACTGTatatgaagatgaagaaactg agaaagaagttcAATTTAAGAAGGACTCAGAATCCCTTGAATAGCGTATATGAAGACATGTCCTACACCATTCATCGCAACACTATGTGCCAGGATAATGAGTACAATTGA